In Pseudobdellovibrio exovorus JSS, the genomic stretch GGAAGACCTAATTTCGCATTACCTGTTTTGACATTACAGAAACGGCAACCGCGAGTGCAGACTTCACCCATCAACATGAATGTGGCTGTACCACCAGACCAACATTCGCCCATATTCGGGCAGCGAGCTTCTTGGCAAACAGTGGCCAGCTTCAGGTCGCCTAACATGTTTTTGATACGGACATAGTTTTCGCCGCTAGGAGCCCGTACTTTTAACCAATCGGGCTTCGGCTGATGCGGCTTTTGTGGAGGCTTTGAATCATTTGTTGAGTCGCTAGACATTGCACCCTCTTTAAGCATTTTTAGTCCATCTTTTAGAGTGACTGTTCTAGCTTGGTCGCTACTACTTTTCAAGATGAAATAGGTAAAATTGATCGGACGATTCGGTGTGCGAATTTAGGGTGTGAACTAAATCGTTTTAAGAGCGGTTTGAGCTTTGCTTTTTGGATTTGTACAGGAGTTTGACGATGAAATTGAAAGTGTTACAGCTTGTATTTTTAGGGTTAGTTTTTGGGACAGTGGGAGCAAGGGCTTTTCCTGTGGATTCAACGCAAGGCAAAGCGGATTTTTCACAGGTGGTGAAGCAGCTTTCTGATGCCTGTGGTGAGTCGAATTGTCAGCCTCCATTTAGTCGGCGAATTGTTTATCGATATGGTGAAGGCAGTAAGCTTAAGCCCGAACTGCAACAGCGGCTCGAGCAGTTAGCTTTTGATCAAGCTCAGGTCTGGGCTGATACGATTTTAGAAGGTGATTACGAAGCGCAAGGACCCACGCAGTTAGATCAAGTGGCGATTTTTTACGAGGCAGGAAAAGAAGTTGGATATTTAATCACCTATTCTGAGCGAGCGTGGGATGTAAGTGATTGTGTGTATGATGGTATCAGTCAAGATCAGCTTCAAAACTGTTTGCAGGGGCGTATTGTCGAATCCAGTTATGTTTCAAAAACGTTACAGGACGTTATTGTGGACGAAAAAAATATGTCCACATTCTATCCGGACATTTTGTGAGGTTCTCTGAAAATTTATGGTCATAATGTCAAAAATGTTTTAGTTTAGGGGCTATGTCACAAAGAAAAAATCAATCGTTAATGCACGAACCGCTACGCCTCAGTTTAACTGCGCCTATCCAAAATGCGTTGGAAAAAATGGGACTACCCCAAGTTTCGACATCGGCTATTTACAATGCATTAGTGGAACCACCGAATGCGGACATGGGGCATTTGGCTTTGGGGTGTTTTATCTTTGCGAAAGAGCTGAAAAAATCTCCGGCGGTTGTTGCGACGGATTTGAAACAACAACTCGGAACAGTCAACGGAGTGAGCTCGGTTGAGGCCGCAGGTCCCTATTTGAATATCAAATTTGATGCCTCAATCTTATCGCAACACACAGTGCGTGCCGCTTTGGGCGGAGAATTCTTTGCGCGCAAACTTGTGGAAGATTCCGTGAAAATCATGATTGAGTACTCGCAGCCCAATACGCATAAAGAGTTGCATGTGGGGCATATGCGGAATCTCTGTTTAGGGGATTCATTGGTACGTCTGTCTCGTCGTAGTTTTGGCGAGCAGCAAGTGATCAGTTCTACTTTTCCCGGAGATGTGGGCACACATGTGGCTAAGTGCCTATGGTATATCAAAAATTACATTTCATCTGAAGAGTTTGAGCAACGTCGTCAAGATTCCCATCGCGGTGAGTGGTTGGGACGCATGTACTCCACAGCCAATTTAAAATTAGAAGATGAAGCTAATGATCCTGTTCTCTTTGAAAAAAACAAGGCTCAGTTAACCGCGATTTTAAAACAACTAGAAGCTCATCAAGGTGAGTACTTCGATTTATGGAAAGAAACTCGTGAGTGGTCGATTGAGCTGATGAATAAGGTTTATGATTGGGCCAATGTAAAATTTGATCGTTGGTATTGGGAATCCGAAGTTGATGCGGACTCTGTGAAAACAGTAAAACGCTATTTAGCTGAAGGAAAGTTGCAAGAATCCCAAGGCGCTATTGGGTTAGATTTTTCAGAACAGAATTTAGGTTTTTGTATGCTACTAAAATCCGATGGAACCGGATTGTACGCAACAAAGGATGTTGAGCTAGCTCGCCGTAAATTTGAAGATTTTAAAATTGATAGATCCATTTATGTTGTGGACATGAGGCAAGCTCTGCATTTCAAACAAGTCTTTAAAGCTTTAGAAGTGCTGGGTTTCGAACAGGCAAAAGACTGTTATCATCTTCAGTACAATTTTGTGGAGTTACCGGATGGCGCGATGAGTTCTAGAAAAGGGAATATCGTACCACTAACGGACTTAGTTGAAAAAATGAAAGCCCACGTTAAGCAAGAGTACTTAAATCGCTATGTAAATGAATGGCCAAGTGACGAGATCGAAACGGTGGCAGATGTCGTGGCTCAAGGGGCTATTAAGTACGGGATGCTTCGTCAGGATACGAATAAAAAAATCGTGTTTGAAATGGGCGAATGGCTAAAGTTAGATGGGGAGTCGGGACCCTTTATTCAGTATTCGTATGCGCGAATCAATTCGTTAATTAAAAAACAGACACAAAATTCTTTGGGTGCTCTAACGTCAGGAAGTGCGAAAGATATGGCCTTTGATGGTCGTTTGCTTGTGCATGCTTCAGAAACAAAGCTGATGCAGCATTTGATGAACTTCAACGGAGTGGTGTTATCGGCGGCTGAAAATTACAAACCGGCTTTGCTCTGCACGTATTTGTACGAAACGGCTAAGAAATTTAATATTTTCTACCATGACTGCCCTGTATTAAAAGCTGAAACACCAGAGCTGATTCAGTCCCGCATTGCTTTAACGGCAGCTACGGGACTTGTATTGAAGCAGGGATTAAGTCTTCTTGGAATTCCTGTTCCAGAACGTATGTAATACTAATTTGCAGTAGAGGATGAACTTGGTGGACGAGGTCCACCACCTCTTGGCGCTTCGATGCCTTTAGATTTCAAACATTCACGTAATTGATCGTGCTGTTCCCTTGAAGGACGTGCTCCACCTTCACCTGGTGATGGTAGACCTAACTCCTCAGCACATTCTTCAAAGGCTGCCTTTGTGGCTGAGTCCATTTGGGGAGGGGCTCCTTGAGGTCCGCCTTGGCGACGTGGACCATTTTGACTTTGGGCCCAAGTAAGAGCTGCTGTGAAACTAATAAGTAATACAAGAACAGTTTTTTTCATAAGTTCTCCTTCTGTAGTCATAGAATGCCGCCACATCTATGAGAGATTGTGGAAAGTCATAAATTTTTATGATCTATTCTGAAACAGTAGGGGACAAAGGTAGGGGCCTCTTTCCATCTTGCATCCACAATTAAGGTTCATACTTAACAAAACAGCGGCCATGCGTGCACTATATAAACAGAAGCCTAGAGGTTTTTAGGGGTTTTGATGCAGATTCATATTGTGGAAGATGATCCGGTACTCGCACGAGGACTGCAGGTGAATTTAGAACTAGAGGGTCACCAAGTTGTCGTCAGTCATAATATCAAAAGTGCCATCGAGGTGATGAATACACGTGGTGCGGACTTTGTCATTCTGGATCTAGGATTGCCCGATGGATCTGGTTTTGATTTTTTGAAAAATATTCGCGAAGTGAATAACCAAACACCTGTTATTATTTTAACAGCACAAACAGACGAAGATTCGGTGATTAAAGGTCTACAACTCGGGGCGAATGATTATATGAAAAAGCCCTACAGTTTTCGTGAGTTACTGGCGCGTATGCATGTGATTTTGCGCAAGCCAATAGGGGCGCAAAATACAGTTTCATTTGATCAACTCTCTTTAAATAAAGATGCACGTATGGCTAAGTTTGGTGAATACACAATCGAATTGAATCGACGGGAATTTGATATTCTAGCTTATTTTGTTCAAAGAGCCGAAATGATTGTGACTCGTGAAGCTCTGGTATTGAATCTAGATAAAGACAGCGAAATTTTTGACCGCACTATTGATTCCCATATCAGTCATTTACGTAAAAAATTTCGCAAGGTGGGCGTCAATAGTATTAGAATTGCTTCGGTCTATGGACTTGGTTATCGCTTAGAGAAAGTCAGTGATCGCTCTGGCGAAAGAAATTCGGTGACTTAGATATGAGAAATAGAATTTTAAAAAAATATTTCTTATTAGCGGCAATCACGCTTATTCTTTTTATTTTTTTAGGATTAATCTCTAGTTCTTATCTGAATGAAATGCTCAGAACACGGCGTGAAGCTTATCCTCCGATTTTTGTCGCCAAGTTAATTGATCTTTTGGGAGGTGCTGACAAAATCAAAGGCATTCAGCTTTTAGAGGAAGCCCAATCCAATGGCCCTAGGCCGCGTGTAGTTTTATATAATGAAAAAGGCGAAGTGATCTATCGCTCGGTAGCACCACCACCGCCTCCACATCCATCTTCCCGAGGTGAGTTGCCCCCGCCTCGTCCACCTGATTTGGTGCAAGAGGAAGTGAATCTCAGTTTATCTTCTGATTTTTTAGCGCAATTCCAAAATGACTATGATTTTTTTTCGCGCGAGCCAGTGGATATCGGCCCAGCTCCGAAGCCAGATAGCCCTTTAAGATTTTTGCGATTTTGGGGAGGCGGCCCTCCGCCGATGCGTCCTCCATCTGCGGATGTCGTGATTCGACTTAGTGGAAAGCCAATCTATTACATCGGATTTGTTGGTGGGCCACCACCTATGCGTCCGCCAGATGGTATGGAAAGATATTTACCGATTTTAGGACCTGCAATTTTATTGCTGTCATTGCTTTTGGGAGTGGGTGTAACAATCAGTCTTATTTATGCCTCTGTCCGCAAAAAAGTTTCTGAGGCTGACAAGGTTATTTCCGAGATTCAGAATGGAAATTTAAAAGCTCGTTTTGAAGTGCATCGTAAAGATGAGTTCGGCGAGGCTATGTTGCGCTTTAATAAAATGGCCGACGAAATTGAAGCCTTAGTGGAACATCTGAAGTTTGTAGAAAC encodes the following:
- a CDS encoding HAMP domain-containing sensor histidine kinase, which gives rise to MRNRILKKYFLLAAITLILFIFLGLISSSYLNEMLRTRREAYPPIFVAKLIDLLGGADKIKGIQLLEEAQSNGPRPRVVLYNEKGEVIYRSVAPPPPPHPSSRGELPPPRPPDLVQEEVNLSLSSDFLAQFQNDYDFFSREPVDIGPAPKPDSPLRFLRFWGGGPPPMRPPSADVVIRLSGKPIYYIGFVGGPPPMRPPDGMERYLPILGPAILLLSLLLGVGVTISLIYASVRKKVSEADKVISEIQNGNLKARFEVHRKDEFGEAMLRFNKMADEIEALVEHLKFVETARNRILQELAHDLRTPVASLKNLIETLESQNERLEPAVKKELLQLSLREVDYFGQLVEDLLLLARVDEPKYRHENIQIPICDIMDEVLADCLSRPEYKQKQIEVVRNYAAIDAVVSGSWNLLYRMFRNAFENALSFAQSKITIDVAYESGVGLVIHIQDDGQGLTDEQLVSFGERKLSRQITSSEKGKRLSVGLGSVIIKKICEIHRGRVSIKNMRDPSGRVVGAILTIVFESDSIGSYEV
- a CDS encoding response regulator transcription factor, with the protein product MQIHIVEDDPVLARGLQVNLELEGHQVVVSHNIKSAIEVMNTRGADFVILDLGLPDGSGFDFLKNIREVNNQTPVIILTAQTDEDSVIKGLQLGANDYMKKPYSFRELLARMHVILRKPIGAQNTVSFDQLSLNKDARMAKFGEYTIELNRREFDILAYFVQRAEMIVTREALVLNLDKDSEIFDRTIDSHISHLRKKFRKVGVNSIRIASVYGLGYRLEKVSDRSGERNSVT
- the argS gene encoding arginine--tRNA ligase; the protein is MSQRKNQSLMHEPLRLSLTAPIQNALEKMGLPQVSTSAIYNALVEPPNADMGHLALGCFIFAKELKKSPAVVATDLKQQLGTVNGVSSVEAAGPYLNIKFDASILSQHTVRAALGGEFFARKLVEDSVKIMIEYSQPNTHKELHVGHMRNLCLGDSLVRLSRRSFGEQQVISSTFPGDVGTHVAKCLWYIKNYISSEEFEQRRQDSHRGEWLGRMYSTANLKLEDEANDPVLFEKNKAQLTAILKQLEAHQGEYFDLWKETREWSIELMNKVYDWANVKFDRWYWESEVDADSVKTVKRYLAEGKLQESQGAIGLDFSEQNLGFCMLLKSDGTGLYATKDVELARRKFEDFKIDRSIYVVDMRQALHFKQVFKALEVLGFEQAKDCYHLQYNFVELPDGAMSSRKGNIVPLTDLVEKMKAHVKQEYLNRYVNEWPSDEIETVADVVAQGAIKYGMLRQDTNKKIVFEMGEWLKLDGESGPFIQYSYARINSLIKKQTQNSLGALTSGSAKDMAFDGRLLVHASETKLMQHLMNFNGVVLSAAENYKPALLCTYLYETAKKFNIFYHDCPVLKAETPELIQSRIALTAATGLVLKQGLSLLGIPVPERM